One window from the genome of Spiractinospora alimapuensis encodes:
- a CDS encoding class I SAM-dependent RNA methyltransferase, giving the protein MSKVGTELELAVDGVAHGGWCVGRIEQQVVFVRHALPGERVRVRVTEETARFLRADVVEVVDPSPERVTPPCPYAGPGRCGGCDWQHASLAEQRRIKARVVTEQLRRIAGIQLPEFEVEEIPGADDGLGWRTRVRYAVNAEGRAGFRRHRSHDVQTVDDCLIAHSGVRELGVTRLPWPGIREIEATASATTADRAVVVTPEGAKLPTLPQLETSSAVLRRFKGGRTQQVRGRRGVREHVGGREWRISAGGFWQGHPGAAGVLSEAVLAALEPKPGEAALDLYCGAGLFAGALAEAVGPEGRVLAVERDPQAVRDAERNLRDLPNVQVEVGDAASRLRGWADLRGSTTTAVLDPPRAGAGSAVVAGLSAVGARRVAYVSCDPATLARDLAAFAKSGFRLNQLRAFDAFPMTHHVECLAELVRE; this is encoded by the coding sequence TTGAGCAAGGTGGGCACCGAGCTGGAGCTCGCGGTCGACGGGGTTGCCCACGGTGGCTGGTGCGTCGGCCGGATCGAGCAGCAGGTCGTCTTCGTCCGACACGCCCTCCCCGGCGAGCGGGTCCGTGTGCGGGTCACCGAGGAGACCGCGCGCTTTCTCCGCGCGGACGTGGTCGAGGTCGTCGACCCCTCGCCCGAGCGTGTTACCCCTCCCTGCCCCTACGCCGGTCCCGGTCGGTGCGGAGGCTGTGACTGGCAGCACGCCTCACTGGCCGAGCAGCGCAGGATCAAGGCGCGTGTCGTCACCGAACAGCTACGCCGGATCGCCGGGATCCAGCTACCGGAGTTCGAGGTCGAGGAGATCCCGGGAGCCGACGACGGATTGGGCTGGCGTACCCGCGTGCGCTACGCCGTCAACGCCGAGGGGCGCGCCGGCTTCCGACGGCACCGATCCCACGACGTCCAGACCGTCGACGACTGCCTGATCGCCCACTCGGGCGTCCGGGAACTCGGTGTCACCCGACTGCCCTGGCCCGGGATCCGCGAGATCGAGGCGACGGCGTCGGCCACCACCGCGGACCGCGCCGTGGTGGTGACCCCCGAAGGCGCGAAGCTGCCCACTCTGCCCCAGCTCGAGACCTCCTCGGCCGTGCTGCGCCGGTTCAAGGGCGGACGCACACAACAGGTGCGCGGTCGCCGGGGCGTGCGAGAACACGTCGGTGGGCGGGAATGGCGGATCAGCGCTGGCGGGTTCTGGCAGGGACACCCCGGCGCGGCCGGCGTGCTCAGCGAGGCCGTGCTCGCCGCGCTGGAGCCCAAGCCGGGAGAGGCCGCCCTGGACCTCTACTGCGGCGCGGGGCTCTTCGCCGGCGCGCTGGCCGAGGCCGTCGGCCCGGAGGGACGGGTCCTCGCGGTCGAGCGTGACCCCCAGGCGGTGCGCGACGCCGAACGCAACCTGCGTGACCTGCCCAACGTCCAGGTCGAGGTGGGCGACGCCGCGTCGCGGCTGCGCGGTTGGGCCGACCTGCGGGGGTCGACGACCACCGCGGTCCTCGACCCGCCGCGTGCCGGTGCTGGTTCCGCCGTGGTCGCCGGACTGAGCGCCGTGGGCGCGCGCCGCGTCGCCTACGTCTCCTGTGACCCCGCGACCCTGGCCCGTGACCTGGCCGCCTTCGCGAAGTCAGGGTTCCGCCTGAACCAGCTCCGGGCCTTCGACGCTTTCCCCATGACGCATCACGTGGAGTGCTTGGCCGAGCTGGTCAGGGAGTAG
- a CDS encoding LLM class F420-dependent oxidoreductase: protein MRLRIFTEPQQGASYDTLLSVAKAAEELRFDAFFRSDHYLRMGGGGGLPGPTDAWITLAGIARETSTIRLGTLMTAATFRHPGTLAISVAQVDQMSGGRVEFGLGAGWYEEEHSAYGIPFPTSPRDRFDRFEEQLAVITGLWRTPVGERFDHAGEHYQLTDSPGLPKPAQSPPPVLIGGKGPRRTPRLAAAYADEFNVPFSSAEETEAAFGRTRDAVRAAGRTTPMTYSAAQVVCCGKDDAEVARRAAAIGREVDELKENGLTGSPAEIVDKLGSFAEIGAERIYLQVLDLSDLDHLELIASAVAPQL from the coding sequence ATGCGACTGCGGATCTTCACCGAACCCCAGCAGGGGGCGAGCTACGACACGCTGCTCTCCGTGGCCAAGGCCGCGGAGGAACTTCGGTTCGACGCCTTCTTTCGGTCCGACCACTATCTGAGGATGGGTGGGGGCGGCGGGCTCCCTGGGCCGACCGACGCGTGGATCACCCTGGCCGGTATCGCCCGGGAGACGTCCACCATCCGTCTCGGCACGCTCATGACCGCGGCGACCTTCCGGCACCCCGGGACGTTGGCCATCAGCGTCGCCCAGGTCGACCAGATGAGCGGGGGACGGGTTGAGTTCGGGCTGGGGGCGGGCTGGTACGAGGAGGAACACTCCGCCTACGGGATCCCGTTCCCGACCTCGCCACGAGACCGGTTCGACCGCTTCGAGGAGCAGCTCGCCGTCATCACCGGTCTATGGCGGACGCCCGTCGGCGAGCGCTTCGACCACGCCGGCGAGCACTACCAGCTCACCGACTCTCCGGGCCTGCCCAAGCCGGCCCAGAGCCCTCCCCCCGTGCTCATCGGCGGGAAGGGTCCCCGTCGCACCCCTCGCCTCGCGGCGGCCTACGCCGACGAGTTCAACGTGCCGTTCAGCAGCGCGGAGGAGACCGAGGCCGCCTTCGGTCGAACGCGCGACGCCGTGCGGGCGGCGGGGCGCACCACCCCGATGACCTACTCCGCGGCGCAGGTGGTGTGCTGCGGCAAGGACGACGCCGAGGTCGCGCGCCGGGCCGCCGCCATCGGGCGGGAGGTGGACGAGCTGAAGGAGAACGGGCTGACGGGCAGCCCCGCCGAGATCGTCGACAAGCTGGGCAGCTTCGCCGAGATCGGGGCGGAGCGGATCTATCTGCAAGTGCTGGACCTTTCCGATCTCGACCATCTGGAGCTGATCGCCTCGGCGGTCGCTCCACAGCTCTGA
- the acnA gene encoding aconitate hydratase AcnA yields MSVNSFGSRDTLRVGDASYEIFRLDAVEGSARLPYSLKVLLENLLRTEDGANITADHIRALGQWDPGAEPTQEIQFTPARVIMQDFTGVPCVVDLATMREAVRDMGGDPDKINPLAPAELVIDHSVVVDLFGRPDAFERNVEIEYERNYERYKFLRWGQTAFDEFKVVPPGTGIVHQANIEHLARVTMDRGGQAYPDTCVGTDSHTTMQNGLGILGWGVGGIEAEAAMLGQPISMLIPRVVGFKLTGQLTPGTTATDLVLTITEKLREHGVVGKFVEFYGEGVSSVPLANRATIGNMSPEFGSTAAIFPIDDETIRYMRLTGRSEQQVALTESYAKANGFWHDPANEPQFSEYLELDLAEVVPSVAGPKRPQDRIALSAAKPTWRHDVQDYVFEEADEAGKESFPASDAPANSANGERPHRPVEVTLADGTRTEVDHGAVVIAAITSCTNTSNPSVMLGAALLAKKAVEKGLSRKPWVKTSMAPGSKVVTDYYERSGLTPYLDKLGFNLVGYGCTTCIGNSGPLPEAISQAVQDNDLAVTAVLSGNRNFEGRINPDVKMNYLASPPLVVAYALAGSMDIDITTEPLGVGEDGAPVYLADIWPTAEEIQEVMDAAIASDMYEAAYADVFAGDDRWRALPTPTGNTFEWEGDSTYVRKPPYFDGMGESPDPVTDIAGARVLAKLGDSVTTDHISPAGAIKPGTPAAEYLTGHGVERKDFNSYGSRRGNHEVMIRGTFANIRLRNQIAPGTEGGYTRDFTQDDAPVSFIYDAAQNYAAQGTPLVVLGGKEYGSGSSRDWAAKGTALLGVRAVITESYERIHRSNLIGMGVLPLQFPAGQSADSLGLTGEETFTITGVTALNEGRVPQTVRVSTDTGVAFDAVVRIDTPGEADYYRNGGILPYVLRQLITK; encoded by the coding sequence GTGTCTGTGAACAGCTTCGGCAGTCGGGACACGCTCCGCGTCGGTGACGCGTCGTATGAAATCTTCCGACTCGACGCTGTGGAGGGCTCCGCGCGGCTTCCCTACAGCCTGAAGGTCCTGTTGGAAAACCTGCTGCGCACGGAGGACGGTGCGAACATCACCGCCGACCACATCCGTGCCCTGGGGCAGTGGGATCCGGGTGCTGAGCCCACCCAGGAGATTCAGTTCACCCCTGCGCGGGTGATCATGCAGGACTTCACCGGGGTCCCGTGCGTGGTGGACCTGGCGACCATGCGCGAGGCCGTCCGCGACATGGGCGGTGACCCGGACAAGATCAACCCGCTGGCCCCCGCCGAGCTGGTGATCGACCACTCCGTCGTCGTCGACCTCTTCGGGCGTCCCGACGCCTTCGAGCGCAACGTCGAGATCGAGTACGAGCGCAACTACGAGCGCTACAAGTTCCTGCGCTGGGGCCAGACCGCGTTCGACGAGTTCAAGGTCGTCCCGCCCGGCACCGGAATCGTGCACCAGGCCAACATCGAGCACCTCGCGCGGGTCACGATGGACCGGGGCGGCCAGGCCTACCCCGACACCTGTGTCGGCACCGACTCCCACACCACGATGCAGAACGGCCTGGGAATCCTGGGCTGGGGCGTTGGCGGTATCGAGGCGGAGGCGGCGATGCTCGGCCAGCCGATCTCGATGCTCATCCCGCGCGTGGTCGGCTTCAAGCTCACCGGCCAGCTCACGCCCGGGACCACCGCGACCGACCTCGTGCTGACCATCACCGAGAAGCTGCGTGAGCACGGTGTCGTCGGCAAGTTCGTCGAGTTCTACGGCGAGGGTGTCTCCTCGGTGCCGCTGGCCAACCGCGCCACCATCGGCAATATGAGCCCGGAGTTCGGCTCCACCGCGGCGATCTTCCCCATCGACGACGAGACCATCAGGTACATGCGTCTCACCGGCCGCTCCGAGCAGCAGGTGGCCCTGACCGAGAGCTACGCCAAGGCCAACGGCTTCTGGCACGACCCGGCCAACGAGCCGCAGTTCTCGGAGTACCTGGAGCTCGACCTCGCCGAGGTCGTTCCCTCCGTCGCCGGCCCGAAGCGCCCCCAGGACCGCATCGCGCTGTCCGCCGCGAAGCCGACCTGGCGCCACGACGTTCAGGACTACGTCTTCGAGGAGGCCGACGAGGCGGGCAAGGAGTCCTTCCCGGCCTCCGACGCTCCCGCCAACAGCGCCAACGGTGAGCGTCCGCACCGGCCGGTCGAGGTCACCCTGGCCGACGGCACCAGGACCGAGGTCGACCACGGCGCCGTCGTGATCGCCGCGATCACCTCGTGCACCAACACCTCCAACCCCTCGGTCATGCTGGGCGCCGCACTGCTGGCCAAGAAGGCCGTGGAGAAGGGGCTGTCCCGCAAGCCGTGGGTCAAGACCTCCATGGCCCCGGGCTCCAAGGTCGTCACCGACTACTACGAGCGGTCGGGCCTGACGCCCTACCTCGACAAGCTGGGCTTCAACCTGGTCGGCTACGGCTGCACCACCTGCATCGGCAATTCCGGTCCGCTGCCGGAGGCGATCTCCCAGGCGGTCCAGGACAACGACCTCGCGGTGACCGCGGTCCTGTCCGGCAACCGCAACTTCGAAGGCCGGATCAACCCCGACGTGAAGATGAACTACCTGGCCTCGCCGCCACTGGTGGTCGCCTACGCGCTGGCCGGGTCGATGGACATCGACATCACGACCGAGCCTCTGGGCGTCGGCGAGGACGGTGCGCCGGTCTACCTGGCCGACATCTGGCCGACCGCCGAGGAGATCCAGGAGGTCATGGACGCGGCGATCGCCTCGGACATGTACGAGGCCGCCTACGCCGACGTCTTCGCTGGCGACGACCGCTGGCGGGCGCTGCCCACGCCGACGGGCAACACCTTCGAGTGGGAGGGCGATTCGACCTACGTCCGCAAGCCTCCCTACTTCGACGGCATGGGTGAGTCCCCGGACCCGGTCACCGACATCGCCGGTGCCCGCGTCCTGGCCAAGCTGGGCGACTCGGTCACCACCGACCACATCTCCCCGGCCGGTGCCATCAAGCCGGGAACCCCCGCGGCCGAGTACCTCACCGGGCACGGAGTGGAGCGCAAGGACTTCAACTCCTACGGGTCGCGGCGTGGCAACCACGAAGTCATGATCCGTGGGACCTTCGCCAACATCCGCCTGCGCAACCAGATCGCGCCGGGTACCGAGGGTGGCTACACCCGGGACTTCACGCAGGACGACGCTCCGGTGTCGTTCATCTACGATGCCGCGCAGAACTACGCGGCCCAGGGAACGCCCCTGGTCGTCCTGGGGGGTAAGGAGTACGGCTCGGGATCCTCACGGGACTGGGCGGCCAAGGGAACGGCCCTGTTGGGCGTTCGTGCGGTGATCACCGAGTCCTACGAGCGGATCCACCGGTCCAACCTGATCGGTATGGGCGTGCTGCCGTTGCAGTTCCCCGCGGGCCAGTCGGCGGACTCACTGGGTCTCACTGGTGAGGAGACGTTCACGATCACCGGTGTCACCGCGCTGAACGAGGGTCGAGTGCCCCAGACCGTCCGGGTCTCCACCGACACGGGCGTGGCGTTCGACGCCGTCGTGCGCATCGACACCCCCGGCGAGGCGGACTACTACCGCAACGGCGGGATCCTTCCCTACGTGCTGCGTCAACTGATCACGAAGTAG
- a CDS encoding ROK family transcriptional regulator: MPTDATPGSQAALRAANRQRVVDALDEGTLTQAQIARTTGLSAATVSNIVRDLRANGTVAVRLTSANGRRARAVSLVRPAGAVGAVTFEVDCIEAAVADGRERVLARERIPYDVAADPLRGVRRGAWLLETVLNAARLDRASVARVVASVPGPVDLATGEVGATSCMPRWVGFAPGAALGDRIRLPVSVENDANLCALAEHRMGEARGLDHVLYVRLTHGVGAGLIVAGQLVRGAGGSAGEFGHISLDERGQVCRCGNRGCLETLAGPPSLVSMVPSGGPVTVADLIAGAHAGDPGSRRIVAEAGAALGRGLAIMATVLNPQLVVVGGDIVATDALLLDPLRRSLELGGVEYRGAGSPRRRRERPGRSTTGSAGPRSGVHRRGLRSGHSCSLARSGSGLRS; the protein is encoded by the coding sequence GTGCCGACCGACGCGACTCCCGGGTCCCAGGCCGCTCTCAGAGCGGCCAACCGCCAACGCGTCGTGGACGCCCTCGACGAGGGAACACTCACCCAGGCACAGATCGCTCGGACCACCGGGCTGTCCGCCGCCACCGTGTCGAACATCGTGCGGGACCTCCGCGCCAACGGCACGGTCGCGGTCCGGCTGACGTCCGCCAACGGCCGTCGTGCCCGCGCGGTCAGCCTGGTCCGCCCCGCCGGCGCGGTGGGTGCGGTGACGTTCGAGGTGGACTGTATCGAGGCCGCCGTCGCCGACGGTCGAGAACGCGTCCTCGCCCGGGAGCGCATCCCCTATGACGTCGCCGCGGACCCGCTGCGGGGAGTGCGACGGGGTGCGTGGCTGCTGGAGACCGTGTTGAACGCGGCCCGCCTGGACCGAGCCTCGGTCGCGCGTGTCGTGGCCTCGGTTCCGGGGCCCGTCGACCTCGCCACCGGAGAGGTGGGGGCGACGTCCTGCATGCCGCGCTGGGTGGGCTTCGCACCCGGCGCGGCGTTAGGCGATCGGATTCGCCTGCCCGTGTCGGTGGAGAACGACGCCAACCTGTGTGCCCTCGCCGAACACCGCATGGGCGAGGCGCGGGGGTTGGACCACGTCCTCTACGTGCGGCTCACCCATGGGGTCGGAGCGGGTCTCATCGTGGCGGGCCAGCTCGTGCGCGGAGCGGGGGGAAGCGCCGGGGAGTTCGGGCACATCTCCCTGGACGAACGGGGGCAGGTGTGTCGGTGCGGCAACCGGGGGTGCCTGGAAACCCTGGCCGGTCCACCCTCCCTGGTGTCGATGGTGCCCAGCGGAGGCCCGGTGACGGTGGCGGATCTGATCGCCGGTGCCCATGCCGGCGATCCGGGCAGTCGGCGCATCGTGGCAGAGGCAGGAGCCGCGCTCGGACGGGGACTGGCGATCATGGCGACCGTGCTCAACCCGCAGTTGGTGGTGGTCGGGGGAGACATCGTCGCCACCGACGCGCTCCTCCTCGACCCCCTCCGCCGCAGTCTCGAACTCGGGGGCGTTGAGTACCGCGGTGCGGGATCTCCGCGTCGTCGCCGCGAGCGTCCGGGACGCTCCACTACGGGGAGCGCTGGCCCTCGCTCTGGCGTCCACCGCCGGGGGCTGAGGTCAGGCCACTCGTGCTCGTTGGCTCGTAGTGGCTCGGGCCTGCGGTCTTAG
- a CDS encoding sugar ABC transporter substrate-binding protein gives MGMIATGCGATTTGDGGDESSADVEEGFTIGLLLPDEHTARYEAFDYPYFEEAVGDLCPACEVNYQNAAQDTDRQQSQVEAMLTEGIEVMVLDAVDAAGAGTMVQQAKDQGVPVVAYDRLAEGGVDTYVSFDNVRVGEVQGEALLERLEEDDSVDDGQVVVMHGSPTDPNASNFKEGALSVLADAVDIGQEYDTPEWSPDQAQEQMDAAITAIGADDIVGVYAANDGLAGGAIAALQSGGVTDLPPVTGQDAELAGIQRIVAEEQYMTVYKAIRPEADTAAEMAVALATGEEYSGEHEMTEVEDGEGNAVQAVLLDPIPVTLDNVMDTVVEDGFYTVEDICADAYADTDFCAENG, from the coding sequence ATGGGAATGATCGCCACCGGTTGCGGGGCGACCACCACGGGAGACGGGGGCGACGAATCGTCCGCCGACGTCGAGGAGGGCTTCACCATCGGGCTGCTGCTCCCCGACGAGCACACGGCGCGCTACGAGGCCTTCGACTACCCCTACTTCGAGGAGGCCGTCGGCGACCTGTGCCCCGCCTGTGAGGTCAACTACCAGAACGCCGCCCAGGACACCGACCGGCAACAAAGTCAGGTGGAGGCGATGTTGACCGAGGGGATCGAGGTCATGGTCCTCGACGCCGTCGACGCCGCGGGTGCGGGAACCATGGTGCAACAGGCCAAGGACCAAGGCGTGCCCGTGGTCGCCTACGACCGGTTGGCCGAGGGCGGTGTGGACACCTACGTCTCCTTCGACAACGTCCGTGTCGGTGAGGTCCAGGGTGAGGCCCTCTTGGAGCGACTGGAGGAGGACGACAGCGTCGACGACGGCCAGGTCGTCGTCATGCACGGGTCGCCCACCGACCCCAACGCCTCCAACTTCAAGGAGGGAGCCCTCTCCGTCCTGGCCGACGCCGTCGACATCGGCCAGGAGTACGACACCCCGGAGTGGTCACCCGACCAGGCACAGGAGCAGATGGACGCCGCGATCACCGCCATCGGCGCGGACGACATCGTGGGCGTGTACGCCGCCAACGACGGCCTCGCCGGAGGCGCGATCGCCGCCCTGCAGAGTGGCGGCGTGACCGACCTCCCACCGGTCACCGGTCAGGACGCCGAGCTCGCCGGGATCCAACGGATCGTGGCGGAGGAGCAGTACATGACCGTCTACAAGGCGATCCGACCCGAAGCCGACACCGCCGCGGAGATGGCGGTCGCGTTGGCGACGGGCGAGGAGTACTCCGGTGAGCACGAGATGACGGAGGTCGAGGACGGCGAAGGCAACGCCGTCCAGGCCGTCCTGCTGGACCCGATCCCCGTGACGCTGGACAACGTGATGGACACCGTCGTCGAGGACGGCTTCTACACCGTCGAGGACATCTGCGCCGACGCCTACGCCGACACCGACTTCTGCGCCGAGAACGGCTAG
- a CDS encoding ATP-binding cassette domain-containing protein, which produces MPHPILELTGVSKRFGAVQALSDVALRIDAGEVVALVGDNGAGKSTLVKAIAGVSPADTGTVLWKGRPVRITKPGDAQNLGIATIYQDLALCDNLDIVANLFLGTEHTTAGLLDELEMERRAAELLDSLSVRIPSLRVPVASLSGGQRQIIAIARSLLGEPEVVLLDEPTAALGVAQTAQVLDLIERMRDRGLGIILISHNMADVRAVADRAVVLRLGRNGGDFALDDTNYEEIVAAITGAGDDVVTRRPPRGQIAEEGQ; this is translated from the coding sequence GTGCCCCATCCCATCCTGGAACTCACCGGAGTCTCCAAACGGTTCGGCGCCGTCCAGGCGCTGAGTGACGTCGCGCTACGAATCGACGCCGGGGAGGTCGTCGCCCTCGTCGGAGACAACGGCGCGGGGAAGTCCACTCTGGTGAAGGCGATCGCCGGCGTCAGCCCCGCCGACACCGGGACGGTCCTCTGGAAGGGCCGTCCCGTCCGCATCACCAAGCCGGGCGACGCGCAGAACCTGGGGATCGCCACCATCTACCAGGACCTCGCTCTCTGCGACAACCTCGACATCGTGGCGAACCTCTTCCTCGGAACGGAGCACACGACGGCCGGCCTCCTGGACGAGCTGGAGATGGAACGCCGCGCCGCCGAACTCCTGGACTCGTTGTCGGTGCGGATCCCGAGCCTGCGCGTGCCCGTCGCCTCCCTGTCTGGTGGACAACGCCAGATCATCGCCATCGCTCGATCCCTGTTGGGCGAGCCGGAGGTCGTGTTGCTCGACGAGCCGACCGCGGCACTCGGAGTGGCACAGACGGCCCAGGTGCTCGACCTGATCGAGCGGATGCGGGACCGGGGGCTCGGAATCATCCTCATCAGCCACAACATGGCGGACGTGCGGGCGGTGGCCGATCGCGCCGTCGTGCTGCGCCTGGGCCGCAACGGTGGCGACTTCGCCCTGGACGACACCAACTACGAGGAGATCGTCGCGGCGATCACCGGAGCCGGTGACGACGTGGTCACCCGCAGGCCGCCCAGGGGCCAGATCGCAGAGGAGGGCCAATGA
- a CDS encoding sugar ABC transporter permease: MTSEIQSTPANGSGRAADPRLVRDHGAVGGIAASLVHRIRGGELGPLPVIAGLAVIAVVFQYLNSSFLTPQNISNIAVQLVGYGLLSSGVIMVLLLGEIDLSIGSLAGVSGAVLAVLTVNMGLSDLAGIILAVVVGAAIGALHGTVFAKLGVPAFVVTLAGLLGWKGAHLYILGAEGTINIPRDGLIASLTKTYFTPAYGWAIGVAAVLVFLAATVYGEWRRVHAGLEARSAADVALRTTVLAVPVLGGVYVLNLWNGVPLAFLIFVGFVVVFDIVLRRTRYGRMVFAVGGNAEAARRAGINVDLVRISCFTLSSTLAAIGGVMIVSRNNAVSQQTGGDEVLMFAIAAAVIGGTSLFGGRGSAYSALLGMLVIQAITAGLFLMQMSASVRFMITAVVLLVAVVLDAMTRRSRRVHARGG; encoded by the coding sequence ATGACATCGGAGATCCAGTCCACCCCCGCCAACGGCTCGGGGCGCGCGGCCGATCCCCGTCTGGTGCGCGACCACGGCGCGGTGGGCGGGATCGCGGCGTCGTTGGTGCACCGGATCCGTGGCGGGGAACTGGGGCCGCTTCCCGTCATCGCGGGGCTGGCCGTCATCGCCGTCGTCTTCCAGTACCTGAACAGCTCCTTCCTCACCCCCCAGAACATCTCCAACATCGCCGTGCAGCTCGTGGGCTACGGACTCCTGTCCTCAGGCGTCATCATGGTGCTGTTGCTCGGCGAGATCGACCTGTCCATCGGTTCGCTCGCCGGAGTGTCCGGCGCGGTCCTGGCCGTGCTCACCGTCAATATGGGACTGTCCGACCTCGCCGGGATCATCCTCGCCGTCGTCGTCGGGGCGGCGATCGGCGCCCTGCACGGCACCGTCTTCGCCAAACTCGGTGTCCCCGCGTTCGTGGTCACCCTGGCCGGCCTACTCGGCTGGAAGGGAGCCCACCTCTACATCCTCGGGGCCGAGGGCACGATCAACATTCCCCGTGACGGCCTGATCGCCAGCCTCACCAAGACCTACTTCACCCCCGCCTACGGGTGGGCGATCGGTGTGGCCGCCGTCCTCGTCTTCCTCGCGGCGACCGTGTACGGCGAATGGCGCCGCGTCCACGCCGGCCTCGAGGCGCGTTCCGCGGCCGATGTCGCCCTGCGCACGACCGTCCTGGCCGTTCCGGTCCTCGGAGGGGTCTACGTCCTGAACCTTTGGAACGGGGTGCCTCTCGCGTTCCTCATCTTCGTGGGGTTCGTGGTCGTCTTCGACATCGTGCTGCGGCGAACCCGCTACGGACGAATGGTGTTCGCGGTCGGCGGCAACGCCGAGGCCGCGCGTCGCGCTGGCATCAACGTGGATCTCGTGCGCATTAGCTGCTTCACGCTCTCCTCCACCCTGGCCGCGATCGGCGGCGTCATGATCGTGTCGCGCAACAACGCCGTCAGCCAACAGACCGGCGGTGACGAAGTCCTGATGTTCGCCATCGCCGCCGCGGTCATCGGCGGGACGAGTCTGTTCGGCGGGCGGGGAAGCGCGTACTCGGCGTTGCTCGGCATGCTCGTCATCCAGGCGATCACCGCGGGGCTCTTCCTGATGCAGATGTCGGCCTCGGTCCGTTTCATGATCACCGCGGTGGTGCTTCTGGTCGCCGTCGTCCTCGACGCGATGACCCGACGCAGCCGACGGGTCCACGCCCGCGGCGGGTAG
- a CDS encoding GyrI-like domain-containing protein — MQENTTGFDETAPHVVTVEQRTTAVIHGRVPAAELVAFYDRSFPALAAALERQGVAITGPAFAAYDGPETEPMDLTLGFMTDRAVAPDGDVVPGSLPAGRVVRVVHRGDYSELGATWEELASWIQTSGHTPAALGWEVYVTEPRPDMDPHDLRTELNWLLAD; from the coding sequence ATGCAGGAGAACACGACGGGTTTCGACGAGACCGCGCCGCACGTCGTGACCGTGGAGCAGCGGACGACGGCCGTGATCCACGGCCGGGTACCCGCGGCGGAGTTGGTCGCGTTCTACGACCGATCGTTCCCCGCGCTCGCCGCCGCGCTCGAGCGTCAGGGGGTGGCCATCACGGGCCCGGCGTTCGCCGCCTACGACGGTCCCGAGACGGAGCCGATGGACCTCACCCTCGGGTTCATGACCGACCGCGCGGTGGCCCCGGACGGCGACGTCGTTCCTGGATCGCTCCCCGCCGGACGGGTCGTCCGGGTGGTGCACCGGGGCGACTACAGCGAACTCGGGGCGACGTGGGAGGAGCTGGCGTCCTGGATCCAGACCAGCGGCCACACCCCGGCCGCGCTCGGCTGGGAGGTGTACGTCACCGAGCCGCGGCCGGATATGGACCCCCACGACCTGCGCACCGAACTCAACTGGCTGCTCGCCGACTGA
- a CDS encoding sulfite exporter TauE/SafE family protein, with product MVDPSIVLIAGTAVLLGAVVQSGVGLGLGLVAAPVVAFLDPTLLPGALLVPLTVLPLLTVGAEYRFVDWRGLAWAVPARIVGVALGVGVVATVSPQLLAAGVGVMVLIAVVVSLLATSVRATPVSLTVAGVISGTTGTATSIGGPPMALVYQHADASRVRATLSVYFIIGCLMSIVGLWAGGQLPPDQVVTGVFFVPFLVVGFLVARPLRHVLSGNRLRVPLLVVVTVAGVSLLAQALL from the coding sequence GTGGTGGACCCCAGCATCGTCCTGATCGCCGGGACCGCCGTCCTGCTCGGGGCCGTCGTGCAGAGCGGAGTCGGTCTCGGTCTCGGCCTCGTGGCCGCGCCCGTCGTCGCCTTCCTCGATCCCACGCTCCTGCCGGGCGCTCTCCTCGTGCCGTTGACAGTGCTTCCGCTGCTCACGGTCGGGGCGGAGTACCGGTTCGTGGACTGGCGCGGGCTCGCCTGGGCGGTGCCGGCCCGCATCGTCGGGGTCGCCCTGGGCGTCGGGGTGGTGGCCACGGTCTCTCCCCAACTGCTGGCCGCGGGCGTCGGCGTGATGGTTCTCATCGCCGTCGTGGTGTCCCTCCTCGCCACCAGCGTTCGGGCCACTCCCGTCAGCCTGACCGTCGCCGGCGTGATCTCCGGTACCACCGGGACGGCGACCTCCATCGGCGGTCCGCCCATGGCGCTGGTGTACCAACACGCCGACGCCTCCCGCGTCCGCGCCACGCTCAGCGTGTACTTCATCATCGGTTGCCTCATGTCGATCGTCGGCCTGTGGGCCGGCGGGCAATTGCCGCCCGACCAGGTGGTGACCGGCGTGTTCTTCGTCCCGTTCCTCGTCGTCGGATTCCTCGTCGCACGTCCCCTGCGCCACGTGCTCAGCGGGAACCGTCTTCGTGTCCCACTTCTGGTGGTCGTCACCGTCGCCGGTGTCTCCCTGTTGGCGCAGGCGCTTCTCTGA